In a single window of the Candidatus Zixiibacteriota bacterium genome:
- a CDS encoding dihydroorotate dehydrogenase electron transfer subunit: protein MIKPFCRDSVVLKKKRLGDEYFSLTFGPLPRIGGFRPGHFIQLQLPGTDLFFRRPMSVAGIESEPGKLDIVFRVVGRGTLAMSRLRSGDSVNILGPLGTPFKLPRRSEAVALVAGGVGIPPLLFLARVLITRGFDPKKIVLYYGGRTAADIIMRSQIKKSGIQFCPVTEDGSFGTRGLVTAPIMELLQNIDKDRLRPRLFACGPQGMLKAVNELGIKYGVSGQLSLEAPMPCGVGICLGCVVSLTEGGQARVCKEGPVFDIGEVML from the coding sequence ATGATCAAACCATTTTGTCGCGACTCTGTTGTCCTTAAGAAGAAGAGGCTGGGGGATGAGTATTTTTCACTGACCTTCGGCCCTTTACCCCGAATTGGTGGATTCCGCCCGGGGCATTTTATCCAACTTCAGCTACCTGGTACTGATCTGTTTTTCCGTCGTCCGATGTCGGTTGCCGGTATCGAATCGGAGCCTGGTAAATTGGATATAGTATTCAGGGTCGTTGGCCGGGGAACACTAGCCATGAGTCGCTTGCGATCAGGCGATTCGGTCAATATCCTGGGTCCGTTGGGAACACCATTCAAACTGCCACGTCGAAGCGAAGCCGTTGCTCTAGTGGCCGGTGGAGTGGGCATACCACCTCTGCTGTTTCTGGCCAGGGTTCTTATTACTCGCGGATTTGATCCTAAGAAAATTGTCCTCTATTATGGTGGGAGAACCGCCGCGGATATCATTATGCGCAGTCAGATCAAGAAATCAGGAATCCAGTTCTGCCCTGTAACCGAGGATGGGTCTTTTGGGACAAGAGGACTGGTTACCGCTCCCATTATGGAACTACTACAAAACATAGATAAAGACAGGCTCCGCCCGCGGCTTTTTGCCTGTGGTCCGCAAGGGATGCTTAAGGCTGTCAACGAGCTTGGTATCAAATATGGCGTGAGCGGGCAACTTTCGCTTGAGGCTCCGATGCCATGCGGGGTAGGGATTTGTCTCGGATGCGTTGTGTCTCTGACCGAAGGGGGACAGGCGCGAGTATGTAAGGAAGGGCCGGTGTTTGATATTGGTGAGGTGATGTTGTGA